The following coding sequences are from one Microbacterium sp. SSM24 window:
- a CDS encoding TlyA family RNA methyltransferase — protein sequence MTSRLDAALAARGLARSRTHAATLIADGLVTVDGRPVVKASTPVGDSASIEVAGVDHYVSRAAHKLIAGLDAFGIAVAGRVALDMGASTGGFTQVLRERGAEPVIAVDVGHGQLAASVASDPGVVSIEGYNVRHMTAQSLAEVSGVDAPPSVVTGDLSFISLAHVLPAARAVVADEGDLVLLVKPQFEVGRTAVKGGLVTNPALRADAVAGVLWSAWDAGLGTCGVVSSPIVGTHGNSEYIAHLAPGRGSNPTEWLSTVNRLAGV from the coding sequence ATGACGTCGCGGCTCGATGCCGCGCTGGCTGCCCGGGGGCTCGCACGATCGCGAACCCACGCGGCGACCCTCATTGCCGACGGCCTCGTGACCGTCGACGGACGGCCGGTCGTGAAGGCGTCGACACCCGTCGGCGACTCCGCGTCGATCGAGGTCGCCGGTGTCGATCACTACGTCAGCCGCGCCGCGCACAAGCTCATCGCCGGCCTGGACGCCTTCGGCATCGCCGTCGCGGGTCGCGTCGCGCTCGACATGGGCGCCTCGACCGGCGGGTTCACCCAGGTGCTGCGGGAGCGGGGCGCTGAGCCGGTGATCGCGGTGGATGTCGGGCACGGGCAGCTCGCGGCATCCGTCGCCTCCGACCCCGGAGTGGTCTCGATCGAGGGGTACAACGTGCGTCACATGACTGCGCAGTCCCTTGCCGAGGTGAGCGGCGTCGATGCGCCGCCGTCAGTGGTCACCGGCGATCTGTCGTTCATCTCCCTCGCGCACGTGCTGCCGGCCGCTCGAGCAGTGGTCGCCGACGAAGGCGACCTGGTGCTGCTCGTGAAGCCGCAGTTCGAGGTCGGCCGCACGGCGGTGAAGGGCGGCCTGGTCACGAATCCCGCGCTGCGGGCGGATGCCGTGGCCGGCGTGCTCTGGTCGGCCTGGGATGCCGGGCTCGGCACCTGTGGCGTCGTGTCGTCCCCGATCGTGGGAACGCACGGCAATTCCGAGTACATCGCGCACCTCGCGCCGGGACGTGGGAGCAATCCGACAGAATGGTTGAGCACCGTGAACCGACTGGCGGGGGTCTGA
- a CDS encoding HAD-IIA family hydrolase, with product MPLFGRPSQPARPLDGVDVVLADLDGVVYAGAGALPHAVESLTRARDGRTLGYITNNASRTDASVAAHLSELGLSTRPDEVVTSPQAAMRLLTQRVAPGSTILVVGGDGLVDEVNKAGFVVTRSADDAPAAVVQGFAPEVGWTQLAEAAFALKVPEEEGGIPWIATNTDWTIPQARGVAPGNGTLVSAVHTAIGRLATVAGKPEVPIFEEAVARFGAQHPLFLGDRLDTDILGANRAGIDSALVLTGIDRPKHVLAAPQGSQPTFILGDLRELHEPYPEVKIEGDVATVRGAVVRIEGPDVRIVSEGDRPIDLLRAGAAAIWSTGRAIFGFRVPEQLYADPFHRP from the coding sequence ATGCCGCTGTTCGGTCGCCCGTCGCAGCCGGCCCGTCCGCTCGACGGCGTGGATGTCGTGCTGGCCGATCTCGACGGCGTGGTCTACGCGGGCGCGGGCGCGCTGCCGCATGCGGTCGAGAGCCTCACTCGCGCGCGTGACGGCCGCACCCTCGGATACATCACGAACAACGCTTCGAGGACGGATGCCTCGGTCGCGGCGCATCTGTCCGAACTGGGTCTCTCCACCCGACCGGACGAGGTCGTCACGAGCCCTCAGGCCGCGATGCGCCTCCTCACGCAGCGTGTGGCGCCGGGATCGACGATTCTCGTCGTCGGCGGCGACGGCCTCGTCGATGAGGTGAACAAGGCCGGATTCGTGGTGACGCGATCCGCGGACGACGCCCCCGCGGCCGTCGTGCAGGGCTTCGCGCCCGAGGTCGGCTGGACGCAACTGGCTGAGGCCGCGTTCGCGCTGAAGGTGCCCGAGGAGGAGGGCGGCATCCCCTGGATCGCCACCAACACCGACTGGACGATTCCGCAGGCTCGCGGTGTCGCGCCGGGCAACGGCACGCTCGTGTCCGCCGTGCACACCGCGATCGGCCGTCTGGCGACGGTCGCCGGCAAACCCGAGGTGCCGATCTTCGAGGAGGCCGTCGCCCGGTTCGGGGCGCAGCATCCGCTCTTCCTCGGCGACCGCCTCGACACCGACATTCTCGGCGCCAACCGGGCCGGAATCGACTCGGCGCTGGTGCTCACCGGAATCGACCGGCCCAAGCACGTCCTCGCGGCACCCCAGGGGTCGCAGCCGACGTTCATTCTCGGCGACCTGCGCGAACTCCACGAGCCGTATCCCGAGGTGAAGATCGAGGGCGACGTCGCCACGGTGCGAGGCGCCGTGGTGCGGATCGAGGGACCGGACGTGCGGATCGTGTCGGAGGGCGACCGGCCGATCGACCTGCTGCGCGCAGGCGCGGCCGCGATCTGGTCGACCGGGCGGGCGATCTTCGGGTTCCGAGTTCCCGAGCAGCTCTACGCGGATCCCTTCCACCGCCCCTGA
- a CDS encoding NAD kinase — protein MTDNDARTVRDILVVAHAHRDDTVFAAERVVAALRAAGARPVLAADDRAELSAVIPSLGEVAVLGDDVPVADVELAIVLGGDGTILRAAELVREGTAPVLGINMGHVGFLAEIERDDMDDAVRRVIARDYEVEERLALAVRVKDAADSVIYETWALNEATVEKASRERMLEVVIEVDGRPLSTFGCDGVVVSTPTGSTAYNFSAGGPVIWPTVEAISVVPLSAHALFAKPLVVGPQHAVAIEVLERTNGVGILWCDGRRSHDLPPGARVVVRRSENPVRLARLHPARFTDRLVRKFRLPVEGWRGPAAITGPTP, from the coding sequence ATGACCGACAACGACGCACGCACCGTGCGCGACATCCTCGTCGTCGCGCACGCCCATCGCGACGACACCGTGTTCGCCGCCGAGCGGGTCGTGGCGGCGCTGCGTGCGGCGGGCGCGCGCCCGGTCCTCGCCGCAGACGACCGAGCCGAGCTCTCGGCCGTGATCCCGTCGTTAGGCGAGGTCGCGGTGCTCGGAGACGACGTCCCGGTGGCCGATGTCGAGCTGGCGATCGTGCTCGGCGGAGACGGCACGATCCTCCGGGCCGCCGAGCTCGTCCGCGAGGGGACGGCGCCGGTCCTCGGCATCAACATGGGCCACGTCGGCTTTCTCGCCGAGATCGAGCGCGATGACATGGACGACGCGGTGAGGCGCGTCATCGCCCGCGACTACGAGGTCGAGGAGCGCCTCGCGCTGGCGGTGCGGGTGAAGGATGCCGCGGACTCCGTCATCTACGAGACCTGGGCGCTCAACGAGGCCACGGTCGAGAAGGCCAGCCGCGAACGCATGCTCGAGGTCGTGATCGAGGTCGACGGACGCCCGCTGTCCACCTTCGGGTGCGACGGGGTCGTCGTGTCCACCCCCACGGGATCGACGGCCTACAACTTCTCCGCCGGCGGACCCGTGATCTGGCCGACCGTCGAGGCGATCTCCGTCGTGCCGCTGTCGGCCCACGCCCTCTTCGCGAAGCCGCTCGTCGTCGGTCCCCAGCATGCCGTGGCGATCGAGGTGCTCGAGCGCACCAACGGCGTCGGGATCCTGTGGTGCGACGGACGCCGCTCCCACGACCTGCCGCCCGGCGCCCGCGTGGTCGTGCGACGCTCCGAGAACCCGGTGCGGCTCGCGCGACTGCATCCGGCGCGGTTCACCGACCGGCTCGTGCGAAAGTTCCGGCTGCCGGTCGAAGGCTGGCGAGGACCCGCCGCGATCACGGGACCCACGCCGTGA